A window of the Cryptococcus decagattii chromosome 6, complete sequence genome harbors these coding sequences:
- a CDS encoding hydroxymethylglutaryl-CoA reductase (NADPH) has protein sequence MLRQTLVSLSSLAASAPIEVITTTFIFATLAYFQLLHAIKSSDFFNVPSVSPPSRPAHFVRLAHRPSIEDASYILPSSHGVAGSSWVGDVEAKDEWTPVSSSDFRKIVEQNALGGYTFPVEAGGNTSGEKASVVIVKQVVVTREGAEGPIDEFEQWLLNDLSVEVDGKKYTYHDLCLNTCDRPSFVSHPLYPSQSTLTMFLQPPSPSSPTLTYLNRLNHLPAFTISNSTTAFQLLPPAGASWGFLPSIDGVGLFSKLGEGMISGQGESYPMQNVRWFAYAARVLVGRFWTLAKNADSADIFVVLLGYIVMHGVFVNLFIGMRKLGSSFWIPVATLCSSTFAFLIALLSAYLLDLPVDPICLSEAIPFLVITVGFDKPYHLAKTVLQNPDIDPVPSSPEPSTNGYSDDVAKDPKSGSTLGLDLGTLHKELAPLERLQRLAEGQVKWVAPVAAKKIVVDAVRTSGVRIVRDYALEIIALCVGAASGIGGLREFCYLAALIMAVDCVFLFTFYVAILSVMVEVHRIKLIRGNRRVKSVKRVSSSISLNSRGNVSGNTTNNSSGTSSPTTKRGLWSCSASNEREDQPRNPLVRLKLLLIISFLTLHILNLCTTLTEQTALKRHSTHSGAEITSRAMLNPRGISLSPVLQALYESQPPETDLAVQIIPPSQILMTSEDFIPSRLSSFDHFMSEWTLLVGDPVLSKWIVVFLAISVLLNGYLLKGIALNSMGGKGPVAAAAQALVGIFDAERGQRALREATPRVKKVQLPAHTVGASTGVSTRDGDSTPRVEEVGKVATHNANNIPIIKEPRIPSPPYPSVSDDNALTFGRRSFEECAEIYAGGVGANNLSDEEIILLVQKGKIAPYGLEKALRNLERAVRIRRAVISRSSLTKSLETSLLPMSDYDYKQVIGACCENVVGYLPLPVGIAGPLNIDGQLLHIPMATTEGTLVASTSRGCKALNAGSGVTTVLTHDAMTRGPAIDFPNIVQASQARLWIDSPDGYATLKTAFESTSRFAKLQTLECALAGRTLYVRFATQTGDAMGMNMISKGVEKALEVLRDHFPDMHVLALSGNYCTDKKPAAINWIEGRGKSVVAEAVVPGDVVKSVLKTTVKDLCNLNLKKNLIGSAMAGSIGGFNAHAANILTAMYLACGQDPAQNVESSNCMTLMEPINDGEDLLISCSMPSVEVGTVGGGTILSPQRAMLDMLGVAGAHATTPGANAQRLARIIVAAVMAGELSLMSALAAGHLIQAHMKHNRSTPATPGAVTPFGGMMSLRESVLINGPGAKGLGAN, from the exons ATGCTCCGCCAAACACTCGtgtctctctcttccttggcCGCGTCAGCGCCTATCGAGGTCATCACCACAaccttcatcttcgccaCCCTCGCGTACTTCCAGCTCCTCCACGCGATCAAGAGCTCCGACTTTTTCAACGTCCCGTCCGTCTCCCCGCCTTCCCGCCCCGCTCATTTCGTCCGGCTCGCCCACCGACCCAGCATTGAAGACGCGTCTTACATCCTCCCTAGCTCACATGGTGTCGCCGGGAGCAGCTGGGTAGGTGATGTCGAAGCCAAAGACGAATGGACACCCGTCTCTTCATCCGATTTCCGAAAAATCGTCGAACAGAATGCGCTTGGTGGATACACCTTTCCTGTCGAGGCTGGAGGGAACACTTCTGGTGAAAAGGCTAGCGTCGTGATCGTCAAGCAGGTCGTCGTCACCCGTGAAGGCGCAGAGGGGCCGATTGATGAGTTTGAACAATGGTTATTAAACGATCTGAGTGTGGAAGTCGACGGGAAAAAGTATACCTATCACGACTTGTGCCTCAACACCTGTGACCGCCCCTCATTCGTCTCTCACCCTCTCTACCCTTCCCAATCCACTCTTACCATGTTCCTCCAACccccttcaccttcaaGCCCTACTCTCACCTACCTCAACAGGCTTAACCACCTTCCAGCGTTTACCATCTCAAACTCAACCACCGCGTTCCAGCTCTTGCCGCCCGCGGGCGCGAGCTGGGGGTTCTTACCCAGTATTGATGGTGTCGGTTTATTCTCCAAGTTGGGCGAGGGAATGATCTCTGGCCAAGGGGAGAGTTACCCTATGCAGAATGTTAGGTGGTTCGCTTATGCTGCTAGAGTGTTGGTCGGGAGATTCTGGACTTTGGCCAAG AATGCCGACTCTGCCGATATCTTTGTGGTGCTTCTCGGCTACATCGTTATGCACGGTGTGTTTGTCAACTTGTTCATCGGTATGCGCAAGCTCGGAAGCTCTTTCTGGATCC CCGTCGCAACCCTCTGTTCATCAACATTTGCATTCCTCATCGCCCTCCTCTCTGCCTACCTCCTCGACCTCCCGGTCGACCCCATCTGTCTCTCGGAAGCGATCcccttcctcgtcatcaCTGTCGGCTTTGACAAACCCTACCACCTCGCCAAAACCGTCTTGCAAAATCCCGATATCGATCCTGTCCCCTCATCTCCCGAACCTTCTACTAATGGGTACAGCGACGATGTCGCAAAAGATCCCAAATCTGGCTCCACTTTAGGACTTGATCTAGGGACTTTGCACAAGGAACTCGCGCCTCTTGAGCGTCTTCAGCGACTGGCAGAAGGACAGGTAAAGTGGGTCGCCCCCGTGGCCGCCAAAAAGATTGTAGTCGACGCTGTGAGGACATCGGGTGTGAGGATTGTCAGAGATTACGCTTTGGAGATTATTGCGCTTTGCGTCGGTGCTGCTAGCGGGATTGGTGGTCTGAGAGAATTTTGTTATCTCG CCGCTTTAATCATGGCCGTCGACTgtgtcttcctcttcactttTTACGTCGCCATCCTCAGCGTTATGGTCGAAGTTCACCGTATCAAACTTATTCGAGGTAACCGCCGAGTCAAATCCGTCAAGCGTGTTTCCAgctccatctctctcaaCAGTCGTGGCAACGTCAGCGGTAACACTACTAACAACAGCAGTGGCACTTCTAGCCCCACGACTAAAAGAGGCCTGTGGTCTTGCTCCGCTTCCAACGAGAGGGAAGACCAACCTCGAAACCCTCTTGTCCGACTAAAACTCCTCTTgatcatctccttcctcactcTCCACATTCTTAACCTCTGTACGACCCTCACGGAGCAAACCGCTTTGAAACGACACTCTACCCATTCCGGTGCTGAAATCACCTCTCGCGCAATGCTCAACCCCCGCGGtatctccctctcccccgTCCTCCAGGCGCTCTACGAAAGCCAACCCCCGGAAACCGACTTGGCCGTCCAAATCATCCCCCCTAGTCAAATCCTCATGACAAGCGAAGACTTTATCCCCAGCCGTTTATCCTCGTTTGATCACTTTATGAGCGAATGGACGTTACTCGTAGGTGATCCCGTGCTGAGCAAATGGATCGTTGTCTTCCTCGCGATTAGTGTATTATTGAACGGGTATCTCTTAAAGGGAATTGCATTGAATTCGATGGGCGGCAAAGGGCCAGTCGCGGCAGCGGCGCAAGCGTTGGTTGGGATCTTTGATGCTGAGCGAGGACAGAGGGCTCTTCGGGAGGCTACACCACGAGTGAAAAAGGTCCAATTGCCGGCGCATACTGTTGGAGCAAGCACTGGTGTTAGTACTCGAGATGGCGATTCGACACCTCgagtggaagaggttggCAAAGTTGCTACTCACAATGCCAACAATATACCTATCATCAAGGAACCTCGTatcccttcccctccaTACCCCTCTGTGTCCGATGATAACGCTCTTACCTTTGGCCGACGCTCCTTTGAGGAATGCGCCGAGATCTACGCAGGCGGCGTTGGGGCCAACAATCTTTCCGACGAGGAAATCATCTTACTCGTACAAAAGGGTAAGATCGCACCGTACGGCCTTGAAAAAGCTTTGAGGAACCTTGAACGAGCTGTTCGAATTCGACGAGCCGTCATATCCCGGTCCAGTCTCACCAAATCTCTTGAAACGAGTCTACTCCCCATGTCGGATTATGATTACAAGCAAGTCATTGGTGCATGCTGTGAGAATGTGGTTGGTTacctccctcttcccgtCGGCATCGCCGGTCCACTCAACATTGACGGTCAACTTTTGCATATCCCTATGGCTACCACCGAAGGTACTCTTGTCGCTTCCACCTCACGAGGATGTAAAGCCCTCAACGCTGGTAGCGGCGTTACCACCGTTCTCACTCACGACGCCATGACCCGCGGTCCAGCTATCGATTTCCCCAACATTGTTCAAGCTTCCCAAGCACGTCTATGGATCGATTCGCCCGACGGGTACGCTACCCTCAAAACTGCATTCGAGTCCACCTCTCGATTCGCCAAACTCCAAACTCTGGAATGCGCATTGGCCGGTCGAACGTTGTATGTGAGGTTTGCGACCCAGACCGGTGATGCGATGGGCATGAACATGATCTCCAAGGGAGTCGAAAAGGCTCTCGAAGTCTTGCGCGACCATTTCCCCGACATGCACGTCCTCGCCCTTTCCGGAAACTATTGTACCGACAAGAAGCCGGCAGCGATCAATTGGATTGAAGGGAGAGGTAAGAGTGTGGTGGCGGAAGCGGTGGTGCCCGGTGATGTGGTAAAGAGCGTGTTGAAGACGACAGTGAAGGATTTGTGTAATTTGAATTTAAAGAAGAATTTAATCGGAAGTGCGATGGCGGGAAGTATAGGAGGATTCAACGCCCACGCGGCGAACATTTTGACT GCCATGTACCTCGCGTGCGGTCAGGATCCTGCACAGAACGTTGAAAGTTCCAACTGTATGACTCTTATGGAACC AATCAACGACGGCGAAGACCTCCTCATCTCATGTTCCATGCCTTCTGTTGAAGTTGGCACCGTCGGCGGCGGTACCATCCTTTCTCCCCAGCGTGCCATGCTTGACATGCTCGGCGTCGCCGGCGCCCACGCTACTACGCCCGGTGCAAACGCCCAACGTCTTGCTCGAATCATCGTCGCTGCCGTCATGGCCGGTGAACTGAGTTTGATGAGTGCGCTCGCCGCGGGTCATTTGATTCAAGCGCATATGAAGCACAATAGGAGTACGCCTGCGACGCCGGGAGCGGTGACGCCATTTGGGGGGATGATGTCGTTGAGGGAGAGTGTGTTGATTAATGGCCCTGGGGCGAAGGGTCTCGGGGCGAATTGA